A stretch of the Serratia marcescens genome encodes the following:
- the rnhB gene encoding ribonuclease HII, producing MIEPFIYPAATLIAGVDEVGRGPLVGAVVTAAVILDPAQPIVGLADSKKLSEKRRLALYDEIVAKALSWSLGRAEPAEIDQLNILHATMLAMQRAVAGLHIAPDMVLIDGNRCPKLPMRSQAVVKGDSRVAEISAASILAKVTRDREMAELDSEFPDYGFAQHKGYPTALHLERLAALGATEHHRRSFAPVKRALAL from the coding sequence ATGATTGAACCCTTTATCTATCCCGCTGCCACGCTGATTGCCGGTGTGGACGAAGTGGGCCGCGGCCCGTTGGTCGGCGCGGTGGTCACCGCCGCCGTGATCCTCGATCCGGCGCAGCCGATCGTCGGGCTGGCGGATTCCAAGAAACTCAGTGAAAAACGCCGTCTGGCGCTGTATGACGAAATCGTCGCCAAGGCGCTCTCCTGGAGCCTGGGGCGCGCCGAACCGGCGGAAATCGACCAACTGAACATTTTGCACGCCACCATGCTGGCGATGCAGCGCGCGGTGGCCGGGTTGCATATCGCGCCGGACATGGTTTTAATCGACGGTAATCGTTGCCCGAAGCTGCCGATGCGTTCGCAGGCGGTGGTGAAAGGCGACAGCCGCGTGGCGGAGATCAGCGCGGCGTCCATTCTGGCGAAGGTCACGCGCGATCGCGAAATGGCCGAGCTGGACAGCGAGTTCCCGGACTACGGTTTCGCGCAGCATAAAGGCTACCCGACCGCCCTCCACCTGGAGCGGCTGGCCGCGCTGGGCGCCACCGAGCACCACCGCCGCAGCTTCGCGCCGGTGAAAAGGGCGCTGGCGCTGTAG
- the lpxB gene encoding lipid-A-disaccharide synthase codes for MSNRPLTIGLVAGETSGDILGAGLIRALKAQIPDARFVGVAGPLMQAEGCEAWYEMEELAVMGVVEVLERLPRLLKIRKDLTRRFGELRPDVFVGIDAPDFNITLEGRLKQRGIRTIHYVSPSVWAWRQKRVFKIGKATDLVLAFLPFEKAFYDRFNVPCRFIGHTMADAMPLQPDRLAARAQLGIAPQARCLALLPGSRGAEVEMLSADFLKTAQLLRTRYPELEVVVPLVNAKRREQFERIKAEVAPDLTVHLLNGQGREAMIASDAALLASGTAALECMLAKCPMVVGYRMKPFTFWLAQKLVKTPYVSLPNLLAGREIVTELLQHDCVPDKLAAAVMPLLEESPETEALKQTFLTLHQSIRCGADEQAAQAVLELAKA; via the coding sequence ATGTCGAATCGTCCATTGACTATCGGGTTGGTCGCCGGGGAAACCTCCGGTGACATTCTCGGCGCCGGTTTGATCCGCGCGCTCAAGGCGCAGATCCCCGACGCGCGTTTCGTTGGCGTCGCCGGCCCGCTGATGCAGGCCGAAGGCTGCGAAGCCTGGTACGAAATGGAAGAGCTGGCGGTCATGGGCGTGGTGGAAGTGCTCGAGCGCTTGCCACGCCTGTTGAAGATCCGCAAGGATCTCACTCGCCGCTTCGGCGAGCTGCGGCCGGACGTGTTTGTCGGCATCGATGCGCCGGACTTCAACATCACGCTGGAAGGCCGCCTCAAGCAGCGCGGCATCCGCACCATCCACTACGTCAGCCCTTCCGTGTGGGCCTGGCGGCAAAAGCGCGTTTTCAAAATTGGCAAAGCCACCGATCTGGTGCTGGCCTTTCTCCCTTTCGAAAAAGCGTTTTACGATCGCTTCAACGTACCTTGCCGGTTTATCGGCCACACCATGGCGGACGCCATGCCGCTGCAGCCCGATCGGCTGGCGGCGCGCGCTCAGCTTGGCATCGCTCCGCAGGCGCGCTGTTTGGCCTTGCTGCCGGGCAGCCGCGGCGCCGAAGTCGAGATGCTGAGCGCCGACTTCCTCAAAACCGCGCAGTTGCTGCGCACCCGTTATCCTGAGCTGGAAGTGGTGGTGCCGCTGGTCAACGCCAAACGGCGCGAGCAGTTTGAGCGCATCAAGGCGGAAGTCGCGCCGGATCTGACCGTACACCTGCTGAACGGTCAGGGGCGCGAGGCGATGATCGCCAGCGACGCGGCTCTGCTGGCGTCCGGCACGGCGGCGCTGGAGTGCATGCTGGCCAAGTGCCCGATGGTGGTGGGCTATCGCATGAAGCCGTTCACTTTCTGGCTGGCGCAGAAGCTGGTGAAAACGCCTTACGTTTCGCTGCCGAACCTGCTGGCGGGGCGTGAGATCGTTACCGAGCTGCTGCAGCATGACTGCGTGCCGGACAAACTGGCCGCCGCCGTGATGCCGCTGCTGGAAGAGAGCCCGGAAACCGAAGCGCTGAAACAAACTTTTCTTACCTTGCACCAAAGCATCCGTTGCGGTGCGGACGAACAGGCCGCTCAGGCTGTGTTGGAGCTGGCGAAAGCATGA